GTGTTGAATCACAAAAAAATCAGGCTTCAGCATGTTCAGTTATTTCtttgaattaaaacaatatgctTCGAAATCGTGGTTGCATTTATATCGGATGCTACTTACGAACATTAGCATCATTCGAATTTTAGTGCGTGCAAATATCATATAAGAAGATACAGACTCAACTTCCGAAATACTGAAATAGATTTCAAAGTTAAACATACACATTTTGAGACTTTTGTAACATCCAGCCTCATTCATTATTATCATACAACAATAATATTACTAATAAAATGAAGATGAGAAGACACTctgtcaaaatataaaacatttccaTTAAGGAATCAGAACGATACTTAGTATTGCAtgcaaaacattttacaatataaactaAGTGCAAGAGTAGATCTAGACCTTTACTCTGCATGAAAGAAAAAGATGATAAGCGTTAATATAACAAATGCTAAAACAAAAGAATGATGAGGTATTAAAAGTCATTTCAATGTATTGCAAAGTATGGCGTTCCCTAATCATAGTATCATCTTGAAAAGACTTTACTTTCGTGTCGTTAATAACACtacacacagaaaaaaatcacaagaaAAACAAGTGCAATGTACAAGTTAACTACACATAAATATgatgatatacatttgtaacagTAGTTTTCGTCGAAGTAAAACCTTGGCAAATTTGGTAATCTTTTTTGGTGTATTGGATTAATTAGTTTGCATACAACATGCACAAACATGTTAAGAATGCGGTCAAAAAAGCTTTTACCTCGTATAGAGAGAAAGTGTTGAGCTCTTCTCACTTAAAAATTCTTGAAGAAACTCATTGAATAGTCAATAGGTGACCTCTTGTAAAGGTTTATAGCTTTCTCTTTTATCCTGTCtaataaacatttgaaagaaGCATTAAACATCAAATTTGAAGGAATTTTCGATCAACTGGTTATAGAATATCTGTTCACTGATGATAGCGGATATTTTCCTAATGTTGTGCCTACAATCCCCTTTTCACAAATTTGACCTTCCGAATTAGACGTATTACTGTGTTGGTACTTACATGACTTACACACAGGGTGGCACATAAGGAGCAAGATATGCTTACGAAACACTTCCattttttttggtggggttaaTGTTCTCAGTCTTTAGTGttctattcaattttttatgtacttttgtttgtcagTTTGGCTTTTTTTAGCcttgacgttgtcagtttattttcgactttcgaATGTGAATGTCTCTCTAATATCTTGCGCCTTTTttgttatgtctgttttgttcactcattgttgaaaaaataacggaatgtgatgcgactgtcatacaagtgataagttaagcgctataaaaccaggttcaatccaccattttctacctttgaaaatgcctgtaccataTCAGCAATATGGCACTTGTTgttttcgtttgatgtgtttgataatttgatttggacatttgattacggactttccattttcaacttttctcggagttcagtactgttttaaattttactttttaataattttagtaTTCAATATTCGGTTCTCCCGATGATTTCACCAGTCAAACGTTGACCACACTAAACTATACAAAACAACTAAATTCTGccaaatgaaatattaatattgatcGATCTCTTTCTTTCTTTGAATATTCTTAATATAAGAATTTCATATTGTAatatctatcccaaatttatAATTTCCATAATTGATATGTTTACATTGATGGTGAGTGATGGCCGATTTGAAAATTGTCATTGAGTATATATTTCTTGCTTTGGTTCAAAATCAGCTTTTGTAGTGAAGGTACGGATTTCGatgaatgtaatgttttcatTACATTAAACAATGTTTTCATTACATAAAACAATGTTTTCATCACATAAAACAATGTTTTCATTACATAAAACAATGTTTTCATTACATAAAACAATGTTTTCATTACATAAAACAATGTTTTCATTACATAAAACAGGAGTGAACATCGAATATCACCAATTAATCAAACCTTTTGCTAAATTGTATCACAAACCGTCAACTGTCTCCGTATATTTGAAAGGACAAGGTTAACTTAAGGCTAAATTTGGGCGTCCATAATTTGAATCCTTAAATGGATCTATTTCAAAAGCCTTACAATCGTTCAAATTAGTATCTTCTTTAGAGTGCATTCTAATTATTTCAAAGTCGGACTATTTTGAAGTTTCATTTACCGTAAAAAAAACCGACACTTTGTGCATTTTGCAGGCCGAAAAGCTTGAGGAAACTATAGACCCAAACCCCTAGATTGTTTTGTAGCCAAAGGCTGtcaattatgataaaaaatctCTATACACAAAAATTCTCTGAGTCAAAAAAAGCGGCcgaaaataattgtttaaaaaagtataaagaattgTTGAAAATTCTACCAAAACTGGGATACAACATAAGTAATGCATAGTTATGGGGTCAGTTGTTCATACTAATAGTCATAACATAGTTATTTCTTAGTGAGATTTGTAGAATTTGGTCTGGCTATCAAcatcaattttaacattttgtgaaaCTTCTACTTTTCATGTTCCTGGTTGCGttgatgttttgtaatgtttacatCAATCTCTGTTAAAACAGTACATCATATGGGTTTTTAACTTACATTGCATTGATTTAAGTATCAATTGCGCTACGGATTATCACTTTTAACTCTGCTTAACTAAAAAGAAacgaaacaaaataaaacacaaaaacttaaaatatagtGTTACTTTATTCTTACTGtaattacaatttcaaaaaaggTCTAAGTTTTGGGCCactttattataatatatcattgtCTTTTTCGCGTCTCTTTTACATTTTCGTTAAGGGAAGTTTATCAACTAATCTTTAGTTTAAAATCGGTAGTATGATAACGGTTAACACTGTTAAATTTGTAGACAATAAGTTAAATTGAATCAACGGGAAAataatatagttatcaaaagtaccaggatgtTACTTTTATGCGCCAAAtccgtgtttcgtctacataatactcatcaataacgctcagatcaaaatagttatgaatccaaacaagtacaaagttgaagagcattgaggacccataATTCTAAAAAGGTTGTGCTAAACACAGCTtatgtaatctattcctgggataaacaaaatcattagtttttgacaggaaatttatcaaaatgaccaTGTAagtgatattcatgtcaacaccgcaATGCTGacaactgggctggtgataccctcggggaggaaacgtccactagcagtggaatcgacccagtagtgtaaatagttatcaaaagtaccaggattttaattttacacGCCAGACCCGCGTTTTGCacaatgaaactttttttttatttttcctttttttgctTGCTTTCGTTGCTATTTAAAGTTATagttatgaaaacaaatattcaaattaatatcaattgaaaattgCATACGAACATATCAACGGAAAGTTGTATGCACTTTGCACATCATTTACAAtgcattttaataaacaattgaTCGTAAAGTCGTGAACATTTGTGAAAGAGgaaattaatgtttataaagACTTTGTTTTAGTTCgtatacataattattttttgttaacatGTGAAATATGGTCATTGTTCTCCTGTAAGACTTAGTGTGCGATATGTTAGACAAAAAAGACGCGCATAGTTTAGATtcgttttcaaaatgaaattgaaaaaaaaattacgtaattgatattttaacaaTGAGTCATCAACGGTGTGTTTCAAATATAGAATGCAGGATAGAGCAGTTTTATTCCAATCATCAAGTGTATttctaaaacaaatcaaaaacattttgcaGTTACTGTAAGGAAAAAACATATCAAGCTTATAATTTGGTACACCAAATGCGtttaaatttatacatatttcaagCATGTTGTAAAGCAAGCAACCCTGAATTGAAATGtaattactttatatatatttgtgtactagttatcattttgtacaaattataatttatacaagaaaactgtacaaattataatttgcatttttactttgtacaaattgtaatttgcaCAAAAAGTGcctgtacaaattacaatttgtacaaaatttgacgaaaattcacttataacttgtacaataatttataatatgtatttttgtggaaaaaacTTTGATACACACAACAGAATTGTTATACAGCACATCTTATTTATCAAATACTATGATTAATTTCGTTTGAGCCGGTGATTGAATTATGGCATCGGAGATTGCACAGCATCTTTTGACAACCACATTTACTTTCAGAAGTGATGTTCCCGCCTATGCATTTACATGAAAGAAACcctggacaacctgtttttaaGGCTGTTAAACTTTTTGACGTAGCGATAGTTGAAGCACACGAACCGATGCTGTAAATTAGCATGCGTCTTTAAGAGCTTCAATTTAGCTATAAGACATAAATAACCTAATAACATTCACACAGCTTTTCGTATATTTGGTACCCAAAATGTCAAGATTCAACAATTACGCCTTAGATATTTTGAGAACTGGTTTAGACACGATCGCACTGAGGAATATTTATAGACATTAACCCGAAACAACAAGTTCTACTTACAAgtttttgtttcgttttttcTCGGTAAGATATTAGTCTTTTGTCTATTGTCCACACGACGGCGAATGATCAGTGTTTCAATTTGAGTATCATACTCAATTTAACTATAATCCCATTATGCTTGTCCTTGACATATGATTGTCTTTCATTTATCATTCCGTGGTAGGTTAAAAAcctttttgacaaatttcatTTTCTGATCAACAATGCCATCCATGTTTACACAAATACACAAACTGAGTAAATGAATAGAAGAGTGTAAATAATAATACCTCGGATGTATAGCTTTTGAAAACTTCTCAGAAAAATTGATCCCAAAGTAATTAGCCATCACAAAGTGTTGAAAAAGATGTAAATGTGAAAGTAAAAGATGAAATTCCCAATGCTATCATTCACTCACCCGCTCTCATGAATGATAAAGaactatatacatttgttcTATTTTGTACATAATATGTACTGTATGGTCACTTAACAACAATTTTGTGGTGGTGTGCATCAAGTTAAAGCTTTTCCCACAAAGAATCAATATTATAAATTGTTGACAAATATTGtacattgtaatttgtacagGCACTTCTTGTACAAATTATGATTTGTATTAagtcaaaatgcaagttttaatttgtacaattttttcATACAAATTATAGTTTGTACAAAATGACAACTTGAACACAACATATATAACGTTATTACGTTTTAATTGAACTCTTGTACACCTGTATCAGTATCATAACAACCTAAATAAATGACTATGTTGCCTCAAAGTAGATTCTATCAACGTGATAAATAGGATATTATTAATGTTTAAGCGAAGTATGTACCAACTTATAAATTTCTATTTCCAATTTTCTGTAGTTCCGAAGTGGTTTGTTGGTACTTATCTTTGCTTTGAATGGAGAGCTGATGGTGATGTTGGCCAATGTGGTGATGGTGAAGGTTCAAATAAACTTTGCTCAAGTGTAAACGAATGGACTACCTACTATAAAGATCGAAGTGACAACAGTAATGGAGGTTGTCAAATGAGATGGGGTATTGAATCTGTTGGATTTGATAGTTGGTTTAACAATGTGGAGATCTGCTACCAATGGATTTCAGTTGGTTTTGGTAGAGATCCATGTGGTGTAGGAGAAACTTGTGCCAATGTTGGCATGACCACAAAATATTATAGGGACGATACCGACAATATGTCGAAAGCATGCCAGATGCGATGGATGTTATCTGTCCCAGTAGATGCTCCGAAATGGATACAGAATGCCAAGTTTTGTTACCAGTGGTATACGGATGAAGATAAAGGTCAATGTGGTGGAGAAGCAAACGGGTCATATTGTGCCGTAGCGAACACATTTACCAGCTTTTACTCTGATCATACAAACGAAAATGCTGGTGGATGTTATATGAGATggaaaatatttgttgatacTTAATTGTTCTCTCTTCGTTGGCTTTACTTTAccttaaacaaatatctaaATACGTACTTAAATCATCAGGATTTCGTCATACTTTGTGTCAGTCACGTGGtgaaaatgaaaactttttccttgttattttataaactCTTCAACCCTTTAAAATATCTTTCCATGCAGTTAAAAGTATTTTTCCATGAAGTCACAAATACACAAGAAAAGTATTTAGTATTCATCATTTCTATTTAGGAATTTATCTCAAGTAATCCATTGTTTGTTGAAGTTGTCATTAGAATACTTTGTAAAACAGTATGTAacacaaacatttcaaaatatttacaattgacATAAGTCATGATCACGCTTCCACTGTTTGAtgtttgtatttcatttatatagaaTGCAGGAAATGATACTTGCACTTAAAAGTAGGTCACAAGTATTCCATGTTAAATTAATGTCATCTTATACCAGCCACCCATTCTATGATAAAACAGACACCAGATGTATATTTGTTTCGGTAAAATATTTGCACGAACTTTGTCTATCGTtgtttccaattgatattttatttaattgattttgattATGTCCACAAAAAGAACATGGGTTCTGGAAACCCTTCTGTTTCAAGTGTTAAAAGAATTTAGGACATTTCTGATCATTTCGGTGTACAAATCCGTAGTAAAATCAGTACATATTCAATACCCTTTTCATTATTTCTATTCTAAttgaaaaaattgtcaattcttTTGGAAGCTCTCTATGTGAACACAAACATTTGCTGTTCCCTTgaataaacgcactattaaattgaAGTAAAAAGAACGAAGCAAACTTaattagtgacatgcttaaactattaACCGTAAGGTATTGGGATAGATTTGGATGActtcaaatgataattttacttACATGTCTTGCAATtgtatgtttgaaataaattggCTTATAAACAAAGGCAGCAGCAgaatactgctgttcaaaattcataattcgattgagagaaaacaatccgggttacaaactaaaactttgggaaacacatcaaatgtaagagaactacgacacacaaaagaaacaaaacccttaaatgtaacacacacaaaaacgatctataatataacaatgaccatttttctgacttggcacaggacatttcaaaaacaaaatagaagactgaacctggttttgtggatggccaaacctcccgctttaatggcaatgtttaATATAATTGAAATGCCAACagtacatgacaggactacaatacataTTGATcagagaacatataggacagagaaacacacaaataaaagcTATCAAAAGGTACAACGTTTGTAactgtatacgccagacgcgcgtttcgtcttcacaAGACCAatctaatcagtgacgctcagataaaaaaacgTACGAAAGTCTAAACAAGctgtacgaagttgaagagcattaaggaccaaagttccaaaacgttgtgcctaACACGGCGAAAGGAatctgcctgggataagaacatccttattatttgaataattcatacttttgcaaacggtaaatttatataaaaaaggactatggaatagatatacatgataaaaacgAAATGGTGACTaactacaaataaaaaacacttATACATAAAACTATCTAAACCagctcaatttttaaaaaagtaggATAGAATTAGGATAGAATCCTAGATTATATTTGTAATActgatataatattttataacacaTGTTAGCATATTTATTCCCTTGTACTGATTTTCAGTTTTACAAGCGTGTATTGTCCCGTAAAATTCTTAATTTCTCACGTCATTGCTCAATGACGTCGGGTAGCCGATTCGTCAAAAGGCATATGACGTAGAAATATGATCGAAACAGCCAAAACAATATAGTCATATTATTACCACGGTTGTGTACTCAGGGCGTTTGAAGAACGTCGTGTTAGAATGTATATTTAGTTGTGCAAGAGGACTCAATGTTTGAgaataaaaccaaactaaaAAGGACAAGGGATTAGACATGTGTATGGGgaagatatatttcttttttcaaaatgactaaaaaaaaaaagaactcgAGTAAAACAGCAGAAGTATGGACACAGTGTTAGTGATagcattaaaataaacattatcaaTTGTACTTCACTGTACCTCACTGGATAcgcatttttaaaataaatgtctcttTAGTAGTTCTCCAGGTAACTATATTTGAGAATCCTAAAAAGGATTAAACTATTTGAGGGGATgataaaacgagaaaaaaaatgacaaaagatatagctaaaaatgtccaaatgtttacatttgaatagtaacaaatatgaataaccatattttgtgttttacttttGATCAAAGAAAATGATACAATTATTTCGACTTAGAACTAGTCTTGCTTCtagttaaaatatgtttgtagatACTTTGTAAATCATCTTTGAAATGTCCATATCCGTGATTAGTCCATTGGTTGCAAACTTAAcaacattgtacatgttgtctTAATGAAAATATCCTAACTTGCAATGCAGATATATGCACACAGACCAAAAAAAAGTGCCCACATGGCTCATGACTTACAAGCTGCTAACAAGatatgaattcatttttttcattagtaccgaaaaaaaagataacataaGCTTTAATGTTCGTTCATGTTGAACTACATGCAAAAGTATCGTTAACTTATGCATGCCTCATCCCCTTTAGATATTACATCTTCCACCATCACGGAAAACAGGTCTTGAAGATTGCATAAACATCTTCTAAAACGATATTATTCTAGGTCTAGGATTATTGTGTATcgctttttgaaaaatatttaatgattttaaaatcattgtgattttttccgacgtagtcggtatagttttgGTTTGTGCACTTTGAACTTAAGTACGCTTCACTATGGCAACAGactacgcatgctcgaaaatacTTTCTGTGATttgacaaaatgctgtcatggtcggtgatttggttgtgtttgaaaaaacgtctcgagaattatatcgtgatggaaagcaagtgaaaaactataaatatttgaactagatcttacaaagatttatatttttattagacTAATTGTGTCTCCAAAGgcaatagctctttgcatccatgacagctgtgtattcgggacaattatataatttttaatgtaaactttgttgtacgaatGTACATGAattttagaacgcacctaccggcatgtgagatttccgcggggtttttgtgaatgtaaacagaaagatactacttatactaccaatagtttctagctttgttaaccataaattaagtttaatttaaacagaagtaaatgtatatttgtttctttttatttgcactagatttttttgacaaataaaaattttaggtgtcatcacaatattcttatatattattgccttaatataaccagacttagtaaagaatttcttgtagttacattcagattgagattttattaaagaggtcctgcatcattgagccattgtgcttctgaaggttatcgaaataatagttttaaacatatactcaaatttaaatacgtcggatatcttttttaaagatagttcttgttaaAATACGTTTCGAATCATAGCTTCAGTCCCAAAATACTGCATACATTTTTACTTGTAAAGACAAACATGCAAATGTATAGTATAATTAACAAACATCAAATTGAGATATGTATTAAGTAAATattattcaaactttttttatatctatttcaaACTTGAAATTCCGGATAATATTGTGACTTTCTATTCAGTAAAGGTTTCGTATTCAGTATAGGTTTCGTATTCAGTATAGGTTTCGTATTAAGTATGGATTTCGTTTTCATGATAGGTTTCGTATTTGGTATAGGTTTCGTATTCAGTAAAGGTCTCGTATCCAGTATGGGCTTCGTATTCAGTATAGGTTTCGTATTCGGAACAGGTTTTCTATTCAGTATAGGTTTCGAATTCGGAATAGGTTTTGTATTCAGTATAGGTTTCGTATTCAATAAAGGATTCATATTCAGTAAAGGTTTCGTATTCAGTATGGGTTTCGTATTCAGTACAGGATTCTTATTTAGTATAGGTTTCGTATCCAGTATAGGTTTTGTATTCAATATGGGTTTCATATTCAGTAAAGGTTTCTATCCGGAATAAGTTTTGTATTCAGTATGGGTTTCTTATTCAATAAAGATTTCGTATTAAGTATAGGTTTCGTAGTCGGAATAGATTTTGTATTCAATATAGGTTTCGTATTCAGAATAGGTTTCGTATTCAGTATAGGTTTAATATTCAGTTTAAGTTTTGTATTCAGTACAGGTTTCTAATTTAATATAGGTTTTGTATTCAGTAAAGGTTTCGTATTCAGTATAGGTTTCGTTTTCGGTATAGGTTTTGTATTTAGTATGGGTTTCGTATTCAGTAAAGATTTCGTATACAGTATAGGTTTTGTATTCGGAATAGGTTTCCTATTCAGTATAGGTTTTGTATTCAGTATAGGTTTCGTATTAAGTATAGGTTTCGTATTTAGTATAGGTTTTGTATTCAGTATATGTTTCGTATTCAGTAAAGTTTTCGTATTCAGTATAGGTTTCGTATTTAGTTAAGGTTTCGTATTCAGTAAAGGTTTCGTATTCAGTATAGGTTTCGTATTTAGTATAGGTGTTGTATTCATTAAAGGTTTCGTATTTGGAATAGGGTTTGTATTCAGTAAAGGTTTTGTATTCAGTTTAGGTTTCGTATTTAGTATCGGTTTTGTATTCGATATAGGTTTCGTATTCAGTATAGGTTTCGTATTCGGTATAGGTTTTGTATTAAGTATAGGTTTCGTATTCAGTATGGGTTCCCTATTCGGAATAGGTTTCCTATTCAGTATAGGTTTCGTATTCAGTATATGTTTCGTAATCAGTATAGGTTTAGTATTCAGTATAGGTTTCATATTCAGTAAAGGTTTCGTATTCAGTATAGGTTTCGTATTCAGTATAGGTTTTTTATTCAGTGAAGGTTTCGTTTTCAGGTTTCTTATATTGTTTTAGGCCGTACGTTGACCCTAGAAATGTATATCTTTGTACAATAGTCTCATATATCAAGAAGCATTTATTCATAAATGGTTTGCATTTCTCATGCTATTTGAAACAACACAACAATTGAAAGTTACATGATTACACGAtggacataataaaaaaataataattttaatcacAGTCACAGTCAAATTATCTAAAGTGTTACACAAGCAAGAGGGTTCATATCTAAAGGCATCTTAAAGGAGATTTAGCTTTGCTCTTACAACAGCTTTTGATTCTGTTTCTACGGCCTTTGCCTTTATTTCCGTATCTCCGAATGTAAACTGGACTTTTCCATGGCGCCTTTCGTCGGTAGGATTTGGAATATCAATGACAAACTCGCCTATTTTTTTACACCCTCTTTCATCAACGTACTTAGGGATAGTCTCTTCCTCCGTGACGTAAATGGCAACATTAATTTTGTCTTGTCTTCTTCGTATGGTATGGTAGCTGACTTTTACTTTAGTGCCAACTTGAATGGATTCATTGGCCGACATAAAAGCCTCAAAAACGCGGTCACATCGTTCTTCTCCGTCTTCAACAACAAGTCTTGACCGATCATGCAATTTACTGTCGAATACAGGTTTGATACGACGTCCATATGTCCTTCGAGTGAATCTAGACTGGATGAGATTTGGCATGTGTCCAAACAAAACGGCACCTTTAAGCACCGCCAGTCCTGGGTCATCCGGGGAAATAACTGTTTTGTCACTGAAAGCCTTTCGAATTTGCTCCTGAACTAAATAACATTCAGAAAATCCGCCAACAAGTAGAAGTGTAGTAATGTCGCGTGCCTTACTATAGGAGAATGTATTTCTAATCAATTTGATAGTTCTTTCTATTACCTTTCTGAATAAAGATTTCATTAATTCTGAATCAATTATCAGTTTATCATTCTTCAGTGTGATCTTTTGTGAGTACTTTGACTCTGTAAGCAAAGTTTCGAATTCTTTATCCAGTTTACGTTTACAAAGTTTGTCGATAGAAACAAATGGGAAAATAATTGTGACTTTCGGCCTTATATTATTAGCATCAAATTTGTTACGCTTTGTTGTTTCAAATGATCTACAAAGATCAAGATACGAGTCTACC
This is a stretch of genomic DNA from Mytilus trossulus isolate FHL-02 chromosome 6, PNRI_Mtr1.1.1.hap1, whole genome shotgun sequence. It encodes these proteins:
- the LOC134721918 gene encoding heat shock 70 kDa protein 12A-like, which gives rise to MACEESDNTLLVAAIDFGTTYSGYAFSTRDSFKKDKLDIKANQVWNAGSKQLLSLKTPTCILLKKNQEIVSFGYQAENDYAAVVTDESENDYYFFQQFKMKLYRCENLTLDTPLLDVRGQSLPAVVVFASCIKALRDHLHQTLSDKGVPVNPDEIKWVLTVPAIWSDGAKQFMRESAKRAGIKDDKLVISLEPEDASIYCQCLSMSSQQGFQEGFSKIQKGTKYMVVDLGGGTVDITAHEKLDEHKMVELCKATGDDCGGTSVDKEFLQIFHDIVGKDVMESLAREEVDSYLDLCRSFETTKRNKFDANNIRPKVTIIFPFVSIDKLCKRKLDKEFETLLTESKYSQKITLKNDKLIIDSELMKSLFRKVIERTIKLIRNTFSYSKARDITTLLLVGGFSECYLVQEQIRKAFSDKTVISPDDPGLAVLKGAVLFGHMPNLIQSRFTRRTYGRRIKPVFDSKLHDRSRLVVEDGEERCDRVFEAFMSANESIQVGTKVKVSYHTIRRRQDKINVAIYVTEEETIPKYVDERGCKKIGEFVIDIPNPTDERRHGKVQFTFGDTEIKAKAVETESKAVVRAKLNLL